From one Methanobrevibacter woesei genomic stretch:
- a CDS encoding acyltransferase codes for MVRFMGGLNENRNSKPKDEFLDLDDSYNRLMENRNIRPNNEFSNLNDSPVGVKESSRPQVAPRFPPEDNIQFGVNYKEGSKPPVIGNNYTIRSNSIIYNDVVIGDDFRTGHNVVIRENTNIGDDVLIGTNTVIEGDVVIGNNVSIQSNVYIPTNSVIEDNVFIGPCACFTNDKYPVRVKYELKGPKIRRGASIGGNTTFLSGVEIGEGAIVAAGAIVIHSVPPFYLAIGTPAKIKPLADHLKVPNIL; via the coding sequence ATGGTAAGATTTATGGGAGGTCTAAATGAAAATAGAAATTCAAAACCAAAAGATGAATTTTTAGATTTAGATGACTCTTATAACAGATTAATGGAAAATAGAAACATAAGGCCTAACAATGAGTTTTCAAATTTAAATGATTCTCCTGTTGGAGTAAAAGAAAGCTCAAGACCCCAAGTTGCACCTAGATTCCCTCCAGAAGATAACATTCAGTTTGGTGTTAACTATAAAGAGGGCTCTAAACCACCAGTTATAGGTAATAATTATACAATACGTTCTAATTCAATTATATATAATGATGTTGTAATTGGGGATGATTTTAGAACAGGCCATAATGTAGTTATCCGTGAAAACACCAATATTGGTGATGATGTACTAATTGGAACCAACACAGTTATTGAAGGTGATGTTGTAATTGGAAATAATGTCAGTATCCAATCCAATGTATACATTCCTACAAATTCTGTTATTGAAGACAATGTATTTATCGGACCATGTGCATGCTTTACCAATGACAAATATCCAGTTAGAGTTAAATATGAACTTAAGGGTCCTAAAATAAGGAGAGGAGCTTCTATTGGCGGAAATACTACTTTTTTATCTGGTGTTGAAATCGGAGAAGGAGCTATTGTAGCAGCTGGAGCTATTGTAATTCACAGTGTGCCTCCATTTTACTTAGCTATTGGAACACCTGCTAAAATCAAGCCACTAGCTGATCATCTTAAAGTTCCAAATATCTTATAA
- the rd gene encoding rubredoxin: protein MDKYVCKVCGYVYDPEQGSPQQGIEPGTAFEDLPDDWTCPLCAVPKEQFEKQ from the coding sequence ATGGATAAATACGTTTGTAAAGTTTGTGGATATGTATATGACCCAGAACAAGGTTCTCCTCAACAAGGTATTGAACCAGGAACTGCTTTTGAAGATTTACCTGATGACTGGACCTGCCCATTATGTGCTGTCCCAAAAGAACAATTTGAAAAACAATAA
- a CDS encoding rubredoxin — translation MSKWKCKICGFVYDEDKGLPDKGIEPGTSFDSLPDDFKCPACGAGKFMFKEI, via the coding sequence ATGAGTAAATGGAAATGTAAAATCTGCGGATTTGTCTATGATGAAGACAAAGGTTTACCTGACAAAGGAATTGAACCAGGAACTTCATTTGATTCTCTCCCAGACGATTTTAAATGCCCTGCATGTGGTGCTGGAAAATTTATGTTTAAAGAAATTTAA
- a CDS encoding 7-cyano-7-deazaguanine synthase, which produces MPIFRGFKTSEIGVKLYSEELLLCEINEIRKEIGHESVDIQIYDIIYNEKTKELWIITEDRPDKAAIIGKGGWVVGKLREKLKVNSIHVENYANYLQKEYQLKLAGKTLTRFQDKSQAIFNLKKVLNEKLNHIYSFSINEYMKNNEFEECEMPQAVVALSGGVDSSFSLILAKKLGFNPIAVTVDAGTIILPNQFKHNIKDLCELLDVKHHYISADYSEIIAESLNGKFHPCGKCSKKTEELVYDYAEENNIEFVIYGDMLSTGTQCITKQRENIYRINLPASLSTSKQEIKSVTRDYELREFDGFGCPLLYEVHRKFPHHKKFSIQRILRETRASALEVGEALDLIWSFYKTK; this is translated from the coding sequence ATGCCGATTTTTAGAGGCTTCAAAACAAGTGAAATTGGTGTTAAATTGTACAGTGAAGAACTTCTTTTATGTGAAATAAATGAAATCAGAAAAGAGATAGGTCATGAAAGTGTTGATATCCAGATTTATGACATTATCTACAATGAAAAGACCAAGGAATTATGGATAATCACTGAAGACCGACCTGACAAGGCAGCTATTATTGGAAAAGGAGGATGGGTAGTTGGAAAGCTAAGAGAAAAGCTAAAAGTAAATTCCATCCATGTTGAAAATTATGCCAATTACCTGCAAAAGGAATACCAGTTAAAATTAGCTGGAAAAACCTTAACTAGATTCCAGGACAAATCACAGGCCATTTTCAACCTTAAGAAAGTTCTAAATGAAAAATTAAATCATATCTACAGTTTCAGCATCAATGAATATATGAAAAATAATGAATTTGAAGAATGTGAAATGCCACAGGCTGTTGTTGCACTGTCTGGAGGAGTAGACAGCAGTTTTTCACTGATACTTGCTAAAAAATTAGGTTTTAATCCAATAGCTGTTACAGTGGATGCAGGAACAATAATTCTTCCAAATCAGTTTAAACACAATATCAAAGACTTATGTGAACTCTTGGATGTCAAACATCACTACATCAGTGCAGATTACAGTGAAATAATAGCTGAATCTTTAAATGGTAAGTTTCATCCCTGTGGAAAATGTTCCAAAAAAACAGAAGAGCTGGTTTATGATTATGCAGAAGAAAACAATATTGAGTTTGTCATCTATGGTGATATGCTTTCAACTGGAACACAATGCATAACAAAACAAAGGGAAAACATATATAGAATCAATCTTCCAGCAAGCCTTTCAACTTCCAAACAGGAAATCAAATCAGTAACAAGAGACTATGAATTAAGGGAATTTGATGGCTTTGGATGTCCTCTGCTTTATGAGGTTCACAGGAAGTTTCCTCACCATAAGAAGTTTTCAATACAAAGGATTCTAAGAGAAACAAGAGCTTCAGCATTGGAAGTTGGAGAAGCACTTGATTTAATCTGGAGCTTCTATAAAACAAAATAA
- a CDS encoding YigZ family protein, producing MKTIAKPTQSEIKIKKSQFICRLFPSKTKEESKEIISKISEEYSDATHNCSAYITSNGEGFDDNGEPSGTAGKPMINALRKNDLHNVTAIVTRYFGGIKLGAGGLVRAYGKSVLEAIENSEIIEIEIYDVYRINFGYENIKLIDQEIRNNRLHITNKLFDENVTYNVVSPNNQDIEKIFAKFTSKVKVESVGQEALEKL from the coding sequence ATGAAAACAATAGCTAAACCAACACAAAGTGAAATAAAAATAAAAAAATCACAGTTCATCTGCAGACTTTTCCCTTCAAAAACAAAAGAGGAAAGTAAAGAGATTATTTCAAAAATTAGTGAAGAATACAGTGATGCAACTCACAACTGCAGTGCTTACATTACCTCCAATGGTGAAGGATTTGATGATAATGGAGAACCAAGCGGAACTGCTGGAAAGCCAATGATAAATGCTCTTAGAAAAAATGATTTACACAATGTTACAGCTATTGTTACAAGATACTTTGGTGGAATAAAACTAGGTGCTGGCGGACTTGTAAGAGCCTATGGAAAATCTGTTCTTGAAGCCATTGAAAATAGTGAAATCATTGAAATTGAAATATATGATGTTTACAGGATTAATTTCGGATATGAAAATATCAAATTAATAGATCAGGAAATCAGAAACAACAGATTACATATAACTAATAAACTCTTTGATGAAAATGTAACCTATAATGTTGTATCCCCAAATAATCAAGACATTGAAAAAATCTTTGCTAAATTCACATCAAAGGTAAAAGTAGAATCTGTTGGCCAGGAAGCTCTGGAAAAATTATAA